In Salinibacterium sp. dk2585, a single window of DNA contains:
- a CDS encoding FHA domain-containing protein yields MSARCAYCDSELRPNSMFCLSCGQLVAGAYPPVPSGIQQPTATGAPTPAAPSRPAAPNTPVTLPPPIGGAPEPVAPTPAAPAESAPVAAPATSAPQPLTAVKLHFSTGDHAVVSGTAVIGRVPQSAAQNSGAQAVEVKDTTRSVSRVHLTLAVRDGAATVTDMGSANGSAVERAGARTPLVEGRAVAVAAGDRIWLGDVSAEISAG; encoded by the coding sequence ATGTCGGCTCGCTGCGCTTACTGTGACAGCGAACTGCGCCCGAACAGCATGTTCTGCCTGTCGTGCGGGCAGCTCGTCGCGGGCGCATACCCGCCCGTGCCCTCCGGCATCCAGCAGCCGACTGCGACGGGTGCCCCGACGCCCGCAGCCCCGAGCCGTCCCGCTGCGCCGAACACGCCCGTGACGCTGCCTCCGCCCATCGGTGGTGCCCCCGAGCCGGTGGCACCAACCCCGGCCGCCCCAGCGGAGTCCGCGCCCGTGGCCGCGCCAGCGACATCCGCCCCGCAGCCGCTGACGGCCGTGAAGCTGCACTTCAGCACGGGCGACCACGCCGTTGTGTCGGGCACGGCCGTCATCGGGCGCGTGCCGCAGTCGGCGGCACAGAACTCGGGCGCCCAGGCGGTCGAGGTCAAGGACACGACCCGTTCGGTCTCGCGGGTGCACCTCACCCTCGCGGTGCGCGACGGCGCCGCGACCGTGACCGACATGGGTTCGGCCAACGGGAGCGCGGTCGAGCGCGCGGGCGCCCGCACCCCGCTCGTTGAGGGACGCGCCGTCGCCGTCGCCGCGGGCGATCGCATCTGGCTGGGGGATGTCTCGGCCGAAATCTCCGCCGGCTGA
- a CDS encoding WXG100 family type VII secretion target yields the protein MAEIRVTSESLAGVASQLSSGSQSIESQLQNLKALVDGLVGGDWSGSASQSFNELYGQWDQAALQLKESLAGISDLLNQASLSYEESENSIAGTFRG from the coding sequence GTGGCCGAAATCCGTGTGACATCCGAATCGCTTGCCGGCGTCGCCAGCCAGCTCTCGTCGGGCTCGCAGTCGATCGAGTCCCAGCTGCAGAACCTGAAGGCCCTCGTCGACGGACTCGTCGGCGGCGACTGGTCCGGGTCGGCGTCGCAGAGCTTCAACGAGCTCTACGGCCAGTGGGACCAGGCCGCCCTGCAGCTCAAGGAGAGCCTCGCCGGCATTAGCGACCTGCTCAACCAGGCTTCACTCTCCTACGAGGAGTCGGAGAACTCGATCGCGGGCACCTTCCGCGGCTGA
- a CDS encoding glycohydrolase toxin TNT-related protein (This protein contains a domain related to Tuberculosis Necrotizing Toxin, which is the C-terminal effector domain of outer membrane channel protein CpnT, and which has a lethal NAD+-glycohydrolase activity.), with product MTHVRVSPTVLAGDGDDLHSIASDLRSYITSVTSSLAGSSGMAGDDNAAEDFAEFYDTEAPKVIEGAASMVTVLRALDAAITGTARAYKQAEMVGALKDPSSCSITVTAPGEYSARSIPNCLGGDFLPGPFGGEFQELIEDALAAAGVVIPTGNVGKLRSAATAWDTFSSDLNKVKSSVSSSFTAVQSMDIPQKAAILACRTRVVTLLGDISGNADAMHQGLDSFAENVEKTREELMWMVGQMVAEIMLDIGIGLVLGPLTAGLGTAAMMAKAGTTIARWVVKIAMLINKLKTWVAAQKLFLRGLLRAVAEGAQSAVATIAVQASVNSVRGALDSDYESQSVWVAGAASFLGGTAASPVGNAVAGSSNRVGRNVIAGTAEGATDGLVSYTTEFGLTMPEGGFNPLSAMVGGTILGGVMRPALGGRGRTPTNTGSGGGGGASTVTTPEVNAPTPSGGNGGGSSSPSSPSPVNVDGSNAPQPGGGGGGSAPAGGPSVDVPSGGEAPTPGGGGGGGNGGGNGGTPDMPSTPEAPSTPEAPSSPEAPNTPEVPSTPEAPSTPEAPSTPEVPSTPEAPSTPSTPEAPSTPATPEAPSTPAAPSTPSTPDAPSAPSTPEAPSTPSTPSTPEAPSTPSTPEAPSAPASPEVPSTPSTPEAPSAPAPESPTAPEAPAAPAAPTASDAPAGAVPVGRAPVFSNATGTDAPVDLDGPVPPAEFSNAPESDTPVDSDAPVSPVEFSNLPDTDAPLDTDAPVPPAEFSNAPESDAPESPDGFDPEDAAAMAAGAAGAAGVAAVSPKIVNFTNPVSGSSRTPTVPSTGTPGTPEAPSAGTPEAPSAPEPPKADPADAQGAGTPDSPDSNNFAATPAQGQPSLADRIAAGTDPVHSGERSGPGWERVADNPITPKDLHYGEPMSSSGTANMPAKSDWHPDTSKLISDPGAPWGRHPDGTPMTRGDYESRYVFPGNNWDNYPPNNGVERGTRIKYSDADAFIRDYGRSLDRIGAPDGDYLGLQVDGVPAPFEQRALPGSSLAKPFHEYSLTGKLPPGWKIEISEIAPGFGRPGGGLQVRVIGRNGKPVPVERLLGKVLN from the coding sequence ATGACACACGTGAGGGTCAGTCCCACTGTTCTCGCCGGCGACGGCGATGACCTGCACTCCATCGCATCCGACCTGCGTTCCTACATCACCTCGGTGACTTCGTCGCTCGCGGGCTCGTCCGGCATGGCCGGCGATGACAACGCTGCGGAGGACTTTGCTGAGTTCTACGACACCGAGGCTCCCAAGGTGATCGAGGGTGCGGCCAGCATGGTCACCGTCCTTCGCGCGCTCGACGCCGCCATCACCGGCACGGCCCGCGCCTACAAGCAGGCCGAGATGGTCGGCGCCCTCAAGGACCCCTCGTCGTGCAGCATCACGGTGACCGCACCGGGCGAGTACTCGGCGCGGTCGATCCCTAACTGCCTCGGCGGCGACTTCCTGCCCGGCCCATTCGGTGGCGAGTTCCAGGAACTCATCGAAGACGCACTCGCCGCTGCTGGCGTCGTCATCCCCACGGGAAACGTGGGCAAGCTGCGCAGCGCGGCCACGGCATGGGACACCTTCAGCTCCGACCTCAACAAGGTGAAGAGCTCAGTCTCCTCTTCCTTCACCGCGGTCCAGTCGATGGACATCCCACAGAAGGCGGCCATCCTGGCCTGCCGCACTCGCGTGGTCACCCTCCTCGGCGACATCTCCGGCAATGCCGATGCGATGCACCAGGGGCTCGACTCCTTCGCTGAGAACGTCGAGAAGACGCGCGAAGAGCTCATGTGGATGGTCGGCCAGATGGTGGCCGAGATCATGCTCGATATCGGCATCGGGCTCGTGCTCGGCCCCCTCACGGCCGGCCTCGGCACGGCTGCGATGATGGCGAAGGCGGGCACCACGATCGCTCGCTGGGTCGTCAAGATCGCGATGCTGATCAACAAACTGAAGACCTGGGTCGCCGCGCAGAAGTTGTTCCTCCGTGGACTGCTCCGCGCTGTCGCCGAGGGCGCGCAGAGCGCTGTCGCCACGATCGCCGTGCAGGCGAGCGTCAACTCCGTCCGTGGCGCACTTGACTCCGACTACGAGAGCCAGAGCGTCTGGGTGGCCGGCGCGGCCAGCTTCCTGGGCGGCACTGCCGCCAGCCCTGTCGGCAACGCCGTCGCGGGCAGTTCCAACCGCGTCGGGCGCAACGTGATTGCGGGCACAGCCGAAGGTGCCACGGATGGCCTCGTCTCCTACACGACGGAGTTCGGCCTGACGATGCCGGAGGGCGGCTTCAATCCGCTCTCGGCCATGGTCGGCGGCACCATCCTCGGCGGCGTGATGCGGCCCGCCCTCGGCGGTCGCGGCCGCACTCCGACCAACACCGGCTCGGGCGGAGGAGGCGGCGCCTCCACGGTCACTACGCCCGAGGTCAACGCTCCCACCCCATCTGGAGGCAACGGTGGTGGCTCCTCGAGCCCCAGCTCGCCGTCCCCCGTGAACGTCGACGGCTCCAACGCACCCCAGCCCGGCGGCGGTGGTGGCGGCAGCGCCCCTGCCGGCGGCCCCTCGGTCGACGTGCCGAGTGGCGGCGAAGCCCCCACTCCCGGTGGCGGCGGTGGTGGCGGTAATGGTGGCGGCAACGGCGGAACGCCGGACATGCCGTCCACCCCCGAGGCCCCTTCGACTCCCGAGGCGCCGTCGTCCCCGGAAGCCCCGAACACCCCCGAGGTGCCGTCGACGCCGGAGGCGCCGAGCACGCCGGAAGCACCCTCCACGCCCGAGGTGCCGTCCACTCCGGAGGCGCCGTCGACCCCGAGCACGCCGGAAGCTCCCTCCACGCCGGCGACGCCGGAGGCTCCGTCTACTCCGGCGGCGCCCTCGACGCCCAGCACGCCGGACGCACCTTCTGCGCCGAGCACGCCGGAAGCGCCGTCGACTCCGAGCACCCCCTCCACGCCGGAGGCACCGAGTACGCCGTCGACGCCCGAGGCGCCTTCCGCGCCGGCCTCGCCAGAGGTGCCCTCGACGCCGAGCACGCCGGAGGCTCCGAGCGCTCCCGCCCCGGAGAGCCCGACGGCTCCCGAGGCGCCCGCCGCTCCTGCCGCACCCACCGCATCCGACGCCCCGGCGGGCGCAGTACCGGTTGGTCGCGCCCCCGTGTTCTCGAATGCGACGGGCACGGACGCGCCGGTCGACCTCGACGGCCCAGTGCCGCCAGCGGAGTTTTCGAACGCACCCGAGTCCGACACTCCCGTCGACTCGGACGCCCCGGTGTCCCCGGTCGAGTTCTCGAATCTCCCCGACACAGACGCGCCGCTCGACACTGACGCCCCCGTTCCGCCAGCGGAGTTCTCGAACGCGCCCGAATCGGATGCGCCGGAGTCGCCCGATGGCTTCGACCCGGAGGATGCGGCAGCGATGGCGGCCGGTGCCGCCGGAGCAGCCGGTGTCGCCGCCGTGAGCCCGAAGATCGTGAACTTCACGAACCCGGTCTCGGGCAGCAGCCGCACTCCGACGGTCCCCTCGACGGGCACGCCTGGCACGCCCGAGGCGCCGTCGGCGGGAACTCCGGAGGCTCCGAGCGCCCCCGAGCCGCCGAAGGCCGACCCGGCTGATGCACAGGGCGCAGGCACGCCTGACTCTCCAGATTCGAACAACTTCGCCGCGACCCCCGCGCAGGGCCAGCCATCCTTGGCTGATCGAATCGCGGCGGGCACGGACCCCGTGCACTCCGGTGAACGCAGCGGCCCTGGGTGGGAGCGGGTGGCCGACAACCCGATCACCCCGAAGGACTTGCACTATGGTGAACCGATGAGTTCGTCTGGAACCGCGAACATGCCGGCCAAAAGTGACTGGCATCCTGATACCTCGAAACTCATCTCCGACCCGGGTGCTCCGTGGGGTCGGCACCCAGATGGCACTCCTATGACGAGGGGCGACTACGAGTCACGATACGTCTTCCCCGGCAACAATTGGGACAACTATCCGCCGAATAATGGTGTCGAACGCGGCACCCGCATCAAGTACTCCGACGCGGATGCATTCATCCGCGACTACGGTAGGTCGCTCGACCGCATCGGGGCACCGGACGGCGACTATTTGGGTCTCCAAGTCGACGGCGTGCCGGCGCCGTTCGAACAGCGGGCGCTGCCCGGGAGCTCCCTCGCGAAGCCTTTCCATGAATACTCGTTGACCGGCAAACTCCCTCCGGGGTGGAAGATCGAAATCTCGGAGATTGCCCCTGGTTTCGGCAGGCCGGGCGGCGGCCTTCAGGTGAGAGTCATCGGCCGAAATGGTAAGCCGGTGCCGGTAGAGAGACTCCTTGGAAAGGTGCTCAACTGA
- a CDS encoding WXG100 family type VII secretion target: protein MVQFRVRAQSLGEVAAQLQGVIAVFDSHVQQTASVVSGVVDASWVGEDADKFAEQWEVWNASALTLRASLTTLAVQLGTAEASYTSNESGLQSGFTGRRQVNQGIVGGAASVSTNVAGGRRYAAEVKEARGEAQLASSGSGGSFIAGGSIAARAAQSQGDNKSNNTASAASQKAEGETDG from the coding sequence ATGGTTCAGTTCCGCGTTCGCGCGCAATCGCTCGGTGAGGTTGCGGCCCAGCTGCAGGGCGTCATCGCCGTCTTCGACAGCCACGTCCAGCAGACGGCCAGCGTCGTCTCCGGCGTCGTCGACGCCTCCTGGGTTGGCGAGGACGCCGACAAGTTCGCTGAGCAGTGGGAAGTGTGGAACGCATCCGCGCTCACGCTTCGGGCATCCCTGACAACACTGGCCGTGCAACTGGGCACGGCAGAGGCCAGCTACACCTCCAACGAGTCGGGCCTGCAGTCTGGCTTCACGGGGCGCCGCCAGGTCAACCAGGGCATCGTGGGCGGCGCGGCGAGCGTCTCGACGAACGTTGCGGGGGGCCGGCGCTACGCCGCCGAGGTCAAGGAAGCGCGCGGCGAGGCACAACTCGCCTCGAGCGGCAGCGGCGGCTCCTTTATCGCTGGCGGCAGCATCGCGGCCCGCGCGGCGCAGTCGCAGGGCGACAACAAGAGCAACAACACGGCCTCGGCCGCGTCGCAGAAGGCGGAGGGCGAGACGGATGGCTGA